The Thalassotalea nanhaiensis genome has a window encoding:
- a CDS encoding lipid-binding SYLF domain-containing protein — MLMKKLIVLLATVVLSACSATGDTPGEQKAAIAAMNNQVIADVEKASPGAMNHIKSAPGYATFSNAQINLIFVAAGGGYGVVNNNQTGAKTYMDMYEGGIGFGLGAKDFRAVFVFNTAKSMNMFVEEGWAFGAEADAAAKADEKGGEVGGGVTIGDITVYQLTETGLAIQATVKGTKYVKNEELN; from the coding sequence ATGTTGATGAAAAAATTAATTGTACTACTCGCTACTGTCGTTTTATCCGCTTGTTCTGCTACAGGGGATACCCCAGGCGAACAAAAAGCCGCAATTGCTGCGATGAATAACCAAGTTATCGCTGATGTCGAAAAAGCCAGTCCCGGTGCTATGAACCATATTAAGTCGGCGCCCGGTTATGCAACGTTTAGTAATGCTCAAATCAATCTTATTTTTGTTGCTGCTGGTGGCGGCTACGGTGTTGTAAACAATAATCAAACTGGCGCTAAAACATACATGGATATGTATGAAGGCGGTATTGGTTTTGGTTTAGGTGCTAAAGATTTTAGGGCTGTTTTCGTATTTAATACAGCTAAATCAATGAACATGTTTGTTGAAGAAGGTTGGGCGTTTGGCGCTGAAGCCGATGCTGCGGCAAAAGCTGATGAAAAAGGTGGTGAAGTCGGTGGTGGTGTTACCATTGGTGACATTACAGTATATCAGTTAACCGAAACTGGCTTAGCAATACAAGCAACCGTTAAAGGCACTAAATACGTCAAGAATGAAGAATTAAATTAA
- a CDS encoding lipid-binding SYLF domain-containing protein — MKTFFALLVAFVVSGCSSVGDTRYAMANNHMNQISNIEEISPGALTEINEAPGFAVFSTAEVNLLVVSTGTGHGAVYNNETGERTYMDVFESGVGVGIGGKDVNTILVFNTMESLEKFTEEGWIFDNELDASGNGSVVNGEQIGDITLYQSTKTGVNLHAMLKGTRFSKSEDLN; from the coding sequence ATGAAAACATTTTTTGCACTACTCGTTGCTTTTGTCGTTTCCGGCTGTTCATCTGTTGGTGATACAAGGTATGCAATGGCGAACAATCATATGAATCAAATTAGTAATATTGAAGAGATTAGTCCTGGAGCTCTAACTGAAATTAATGAAGCGCCTGGTTTTGCGGTATTTAGTACTGCAGAGGTAAATTTGCTGGTTGTCTCTACCGGAACAGGCCATGGCGCTGTTTATAATAATGAAACCGGTGAAAGAACATATATGGACGTATTTGAGAGTGGTGTAGGTGTAGGAATTGGTGGTAAAGATGTGAATACGATTTTGGTATTTAACACTATGGAGTCGCTAGAAAAATTTACTGAAGAGGGCTGGATTTTTGATAATGAGCTTGATGCAAGCGGTAATGGTTCTGTTGTAAATGGTGAACAAATTGGCGATATTACTTTGTATCAATCGACTAAAACCGGTGTAAATCTACACGCCATGTTAAAAGGTACTCGCTTCTCCAAAAGTGAAGATTTGAATTAA
- a CDS encoding VOC family protein — MSNQADKTLCHISIGTNQLELAVAFYDALLPTLNINRVVEHEQAVAYGKNGYPTFWVQIPFDQQKASVGNGSHIGFMATSKAQVQQFYQLALELGATCNGKPGPRSEYGEPYYGCFVIDLDGHKIEASFWDVELADKIYGKK; from the coding sequence ATGAGCAATCAAGCTGACAAAACCCTCTGTCATATATCTATTGGTACAAATCAATTAGAACTAGCGGTAGCATTTTATGATGCATTACTACCTACATTAAATATCAATCGAGTAGTTGAACATGAACAAGCCGTTGCTTATGGTAAAAACGGCTACCCTACCTTCTGGGTTCAAATACCCTTTGATCAACAGAAGGCCTCTGTTGGAAATGGTTCACACATTGGCTTTATGGCTACCAGCAAAGCACAAGTGCAACAGTTTTATCAATTAGCCTTAGAGCTTGGCGCAACTTGTAATGGTAAACCCGGACCTAGGAGCGAATACGGTGAACCGTATTATGGGTGTTTTGTAATAGACCTTGACGGCCATAAAATAGAGGCGAGTTTCTGGGATGTTGAGCTTGCAGATAAAATATACGGTAAAAAATAG
- the parC gene encoding DNA topoisomerase IV subunit A: MSDAIELSLDGIEQLPLRRFTEDAYLNYSMYVIMDRALPHIGDGLKPVQRRIIYAMSELGLHAGAKYKKSARTVGDVLGKFHPHGDSACYEAMVLMAQPFSYRYPLVDGQGNWGAPDDPKSFAAMRYTESKLSKFSELLLSELGQGTVDWAPNFDGTMKEPKTLPARLPHIMLNGITGIAVGMATDIPPHNAREMANACVHLIEQPKAELTDLLEHVQGPDYPTDAEIITPRNDIEKIYQTGRGSIKMRAVYDIEQGDVVITALPHQASGGKILEQIAAQMTAKKLPMVVDLRDESDHENPTRLVIVPRSNRVDIEQLMQHLFATTDLEKNYRVNLNMIGLDNRPAVKNLKQILAEWIEYRRETIRRRLQYRLDKVLARLHILDGLLVAYLNIDEVIAIIREYDDPKAELMSRFSLSKTQAEAILEIKLRQLAKLEEIKIRAEQDELAAERDSLELTLGSKARMNTLMKKEILAAAKDYGDDRRSKLIERGEAKALNEKDLMPSEPVTVVVSEKGWARAAKGHDIDAVGLSYKAGDEYLCSAKGRSNSPAVFIDSSGRAFATDAHTLPSARSQGEPLTGRFNLAAGETFQQVVMASDEQKYLLASDSGYGFIGKFADMVSRNKNGKALLSLPQGAQVLAPQEVNDIDNQLCLAITTEGRMLLFPLKDLPQLSKGKGNKIIGIPTARAKAREEYVTILSIIGTDEPITLFAGKRKLTLKPSDLEHYRGERGRRGNKLPRGLQRVERITVGNEPDS; encoded by the coding sequence ATGTCTGATGCAATCGAATTAAGTTTAGATGGGATCGAACAGCTCCCACTTAGACGATTTACTGAAGATGCCTACCTAAACTATTCTATGTACGTGATCATGGATCGCGCCTTGCCACATATTGGTGATGGCTTGAAACCTGTACAACGACGTATCATTTATGCAATGAGCGAACTTGGCTTACATGCCGGGGCTAAATATAAAAAATCTGCTCGTACCGTTGGTGATGTATTAGGTAAGTTTCATCCGCATGGCGATTCAGCCTGTTATGAAGCCATGGTATTAATGGCACAACCGTTTTCGTATCGTTATCCATTAGTTGATGGCCAAGGAAACTGGGGTGCGCCAGACGATCCTAAGTCGTTTGCTGCAATGCGTTATACCGAATCTAAACTATCTAAGTTTAGTGAGCTTCTCTTATCAGAATTAGGTCAAGGGACAGTTGACTGGGCGCCGAACTTTGATGGTACGATGAAAGAGCCAAAAACTCTGCCTGCTCGACTCCCTCATATTATGCTTAATGGTATTACCGGTATTGCTGTAGGTATGGCTACCGATATTCCACCACATAATGCTCGAGAAATGGCTAATGCTTGTGTACATTTAATTGAGCAACCCAAAGCCGAGTTAACTGACTTGCTTGAACATGTTCAGGGGCCTGATTATCCGACCGATGCTGAAATTATCACGCCGAGAAATGATATTGAAAAAATATATCAAACTGGTCGTGGCAGCATTAAGATGCGTGCAGTTTATGATATTGAACAAGGTGATGTTGTAATTACAGCATTGCCGCACCAAGCATCTGGTGGAAAAATATTAGAGCAAATAGCAGCACAAATGACTGCGAAAAAGCTGCCTATGGTAGTCGACTTACGCGATGAGTCAGATCATGAAAACCCAACACGTTTAGTCATAGTACCTCGTTCAAACCGTGTTGATATTGAACAATTGATGCAGCATCTGTTTGCCACAACGGATCTAGAGAAAAACTATCGTGTTAACTTAAACATGATTGGTTTGGATAACCGTCCGGCGGTTAAAAATTTAAAACAAATATTAGCTGAATGGATAGAGTATCGCCGAGAGACTATTCGTAGAAGATTGCAGTATCGCTTGGATAAAGTCTTGGCGCGTTTGCATATTTTAGATGGCTTATTGGTTGCCTATTTAAATATTGATGAAGTGATAGCGATTATCCGTGAGTATGATGATCCTAAAGCTGAATTAATGAGCCGTTTTTCGTTAAGTAAAACGCAAGCTGAAGCAATTTTAGAAATAAAGTTACGTCAATTAGCGAAACTTGAAGAAATAAAAATTCGTGCAGAGCAAGATGAACTCGCTGCAGAGCGTGATTCATTAGAGCTAACCTTAGGCTCAAAAGCGCGTATGAACACGTTAATGAAAAAAGAAATTTTAGCTGCCGCGAAAGATTATGGCGATGATCGTCGTTCTAAACTTATAGAACGAGGCGAAGCTAAAGCATTAAATGAAAAAGACTTAATGCCATCAGAGCCAGTCACGGTCGTAGTGTCTGAAAAAGGTTGGGCAAGGGCCGCTAAAGGTCATGATATTGATGCCGTAGGTTTAAGTTATAAAGCCGGTGATGAATATTTATGTTCAGCAAAAGGTCGCAGTAACAGCCCGGCGGTGTTTATCGATTCTAGTGGTAGGGCATTTGCAACTGACGCGCATACCTTACCTTCAGCGAGGAGCCAAGGAGAGCCATTGACCGGACGCTTTAACCTAGCTGCTGGTGAAACGTTCCAACAAGTTGTGATGGCGAGTGACGAGCAGAAATATCTATTAGCATCTGACAGTGGTTACGGCTTTATCGGTAAATTTGCTGATATGGTATCTCGTAATAAAAACGGGAAAGCGTTGTTGAGTTTACCACAAGGTGCTCAAGTTTTAGCTCCTCAAGAAGTCAACGATATTGACAACCAATTATGTCTGGCAATTACCACTGAAGGTAGGATGCTGTTATTCCCGTTAAAAGATTTACCTCAATTAAGTAAAGGTAAGGGCAATAAAATTATTGGTATTCCAACTGCACGAGCAAAAGCTAGAGAAGAGTATGTCACAATTTTAAGTATTATCGGTACTGATGAACCAATAACGCTCTTTGCAGGCAAGCGTAAATTAACGCTTAAACCGAGCGATCTTGAGCACTATAGAGGTGAACGAGGACGTAGAGGTAATAAACTTCCTCGAGGGCTGCAACGCGTTGAAAGAATTACAGTAGGCAATGAGCCCGATTCTTAA
- a CDS encoding 1-acylglycerol-3-phosphate O-acyltransferase: MKLIHLNENRRGPRSNTSLFTRPISHSANHRFNFVITLNIAVFSNCVYNCALIPDLSFFMRHIVLAAVRIFLVTIALLVICIVSIFMCMLVPTNRNKAHYTAKFVGALAKLFGIDVEIRMPKEIEELGPVVYVANHQNSYDIFTVSASLPKRTVSVGKKSLRLIPFFGQMYWFTGNILLDRNNRSKAHGTITATADKIKQRKISVWLFPEGTRSYGKGLLPFKTGAFHTAKQADVPVVPVCVSNTHDMVDLNRWDNGKMIIEFLAPINVNDGSRESIRHIANNTHEIMLAKITDISIEAGNELINAETAKAG, translated from the coding sequence ATGAAATTGATTCACTTAAATGAAAACCGCCGTGGACCGCGCTCTAATACATCGTTGTTTACTCGACCTATATCACATAGTGCGAATCATCGCTTTAACTTTGTGATTACTTTGAATATCGCAGTATTTAGTAATTGTGTGTATAATTGCGCCCTTATTCCTGATTTATCGTTTTTTATGAGGCACATCGTGTTAGCAGCTGTTCGTATTTTTTTAGTAACCATTGCACTATTAGTGATTTGTATTGTTTCAATTTTTATGTGTATGTTGGTACCTACTAACCGTAATAAGGCTCATTATACAGCTAAGTTTGTTGGCGCATTAGCCAAATTGTTTGGTATTGATGTAGAGATCAGAATGCCAAAAGAAATCGAAGAGTTAGGCCCAGTTGTTTATGTTGCCAATCATCAAAATAGTTATGATATTTTCACTGTAAGTGCAAGTTTACCTAAACGTACAGTCAGTGTTGGTAAAAAAAGCCTTAGGTTAATACCATTTTTTGGGCAAATGTATTGGTTTACCGGCAACATTTTACTTGATAGAAATAATCGTTCTAAGGCACATGGCACCATTACCGCTACCGCAGATAAAATAAAGCAACGAAAAATATCAGTTTGGCTTTTTCCTGAAGGCACGCGCAGCTATGGTAAAGGTTTATTACCATTTAAAACTGGAGCGTTTCATACTGCCAAACAAGCAGATGTGCCAGTAGTTCCTGTATGTGTTAGTAATACTCATGATATGGTTGATTTAAATCGTTGGGATAATGGCAAAATGATCATTGAATTTTTGGCACCTATCAATGTAAATGACGGCTCTCGTGAATCAATTCGTCACATTGCCAATAACACTCACGAAATAATGTTGGCTAAAATTACCGATATCAGTATTGAAGCAGGCAACGAATTAATTAATGCTGAAACAGCAAAAGCAGGATAG
- the rraB gene encoding ribonuclease E inhibitor RraB, which translates to MTEQSDVTLNEEELNELQEWYAHTEALVNELLEDGSNDEAMHTIEHHFASSSFEILESAAIAAFKLGLEVEEPEEAVLENGARVFAFDIVTEQYLDEEDIKIETKAMFELAKKCNVDYDGWGTYFEE; encoded by the coding sequence ATGACAGAGCAAAGCGACGTAACATTAAATGAAGAAGAATTAAACGAACTACAAGAGTGGTACGCGCACACTGAAGCGTTGGTAAATGAATTACTCGAAGATGGCTCTAATGATGAAGCAATGCACACCATCGAACATCACTTTGCTAGTTCAAGTTTTGAAATACTTGAATCTGCTGCAATTGCTGCATTTAAACTGGGTTTAGAGGTTGAAGAACCTGAAGAGGCTGTCTTAGAAAATGGCGCTCGAGTATTTGCCTTTGATATTGTTACTGAACAATACCTTGATGAAGAAGATATCAAAATAGAAACGAAAGCGATGTTCGAGTTGGCAAAAAAATGTAATGTAGATTACGATGGTTGGGGAACCTATTTCGAAGAATAA
- a CDS encoding DUF481 domain-containing protein, which translates to MTTKSIISFAILSAAMLSTSAPVFAQEEVKSATPEWPINVPAVPKKFDWILLKNGELVAGDIISMYQDKVEFDSDEFGIVTIKMKDIAQLRSKDVMSIRLDNDEIHEGQLLITEDKVTFIDKPTVSIPRSTLLTVAASEHSDESLWDGNISLGMNFKSGNSERFDYTLQANARRLTSTSRTMLSYTGIFAEVEDPDTGDTVKTEENHRLNASYDWYYSRKFFFRLPSFEYYTNEFTNIEHQVTLGVAAGYIIYDEPDSKWDVYAGPSVQYTTFDHVAENEKEDDTTPVLIVGTKYERDITDDIEYVFDYNAKFVSEESGSVIHHLETGIDIEVVKDFDIELKAIIDRVEDPIPDENGVLPESNDVLLIVGLEYSF; encoded by the coding sequence ATGACAACTAAATCAATTATTAGCTTTGCTATTTTATCAGCAGCAATGCTAAGTACCAGCGCACCAGTTTTTGCACAGGAAGAAGTCAAATCAGCAACGCCGGAGTGGCCAATTAATGTGCCGGCAGTGCCGAAAAAATTTGACTGGATATTACTTAAGAATGGCGAATTAGTTGCTGGTGATATCATCTCTATGTATCAAGATAAAGTTGAATTTGATAGTGACGAATTTGGTATTGTCACCATTAAAATGAAAGACATCGCACAACTTAGATCAAAAGATGTGATGAGCATTCGTTTAGATAATGATGAAATCCATGAAGGACAATTATTGATCACTGAAGATAAAGTAACGTTTATTGACAAGCCAACGGTGTCTATTCCTAGAAGTACTTTATTAACAGTTGCCGCATCAGAGCACAGTGACGAAAGCCTATGGGATGGTAATATAAGCTTAGGTATGAACTTTAAGAGTGGTAACTCTGAACGCTTCGATTATACCTTACAAGCTAATGCCAGACGCTTAACTTCAACATCAAGAACAATGCTCAGTTATACCGGGATTTTTGCCGAAGTCGAAGATCCTGATACCGGTGATACGGTAAAAACAGAAGAGAATCATCGTTTAAATGCATCATATGATTGGTACTATTCAAGAAAGTTTTTCTTCCGCTTACCAAGTTTTGAATATTACACCAATGAATTTACTAATATAGAACATCAAGTAACGTTAGGTGTTGCTGCTGGTTATATTATTTATGATGAACCAGATTCAAAATGGGATGTGTACGCAGGTCCAAGTGTTCAATATACAACTTTTGACCATGTAGCAGAAAACGAAAAAGAAGATGATACCACGCCAGTGTTAATTGTCGGCACCAAATATGAACGAGATATCACCGATGATATTGAATATGTATTTGATTACAATGCAAAGTTCGTTAGTGAAGAGTCAGGCTCTGTTATTCATCATTTGGAAACGGGAATAGATATTGAAGTCGTAAAAGATTTTGATATTGAATTAAAAGCGATAATTGATCGCGTTGAAGATCCAATTCCAGATGAAAATGGCGTGCTGCCAGAAAGTAACGATGTACTACTAATTGTCGGCTTAGAATATTCTTTTTAG
- a CDS encoding valine--tRNA ligase yields the protein MEKTFNPADIEQTLYSSWEEKGYFSPTTEGDGYCIAIPPPNVTGSLHMGHAFQQTIMDTLIRYQRMQGKSTLWQTGTDHAGIATQMVVERKIGAEEDKTRHDYGRDAFIDKIWEWKEESGGTIGKQMRRLGNSIDWGRERFTMDAGMSNAVQEVFVRLYEDDLIYRGKRLVNWDPKLHTAISDLEVENKDKKGHMWHFRYPLADGVKTADGKDYIVVATTRPETMLGDTGVAVNPDDERYKDLIGKNILLPLVNRLIPIVGDEHADIEKGTGCVKITPAHDFNDNEVGKRHSLPLINIFDNNANILSAAEIYASNGEVSTAYSPALPQEFAGMDRFVARKAIVAKFEELGLLDEVKDHDLTVPFGDRSGVVIEPLLTDQWYVRAETLAKPAIKAVEDGDIEFVPKQYENMYFAWMRDIQDWCVSRQLWWGHRIPAWYDNTGRVYVGRSEDEVRANNNLDASVTLSQDNDVLDTWFSSALWTFSTLGWPDNEEAMKKFHSTDVLVTGFDIIFFWVARMIMMTMHFVKDEDGTPQVPFKKVYVTGLIRDENGDKMSKSKGNVIDPLDMIDGISLEDLLEKRTGNMMQPKLAQKITKLTKKEFPEGIEAHGTDALRFTLAACASTGRDISWDMKRLEGYRNFTNKLWNASRYVLMNTEEHDCGLSGGEMELSLADRWIIGQFQQTVKTVHEAFDSFRFDLASQALYEFTWNQFCDWYLELTKPVLFKGNEAEQRGTRHTLVTVLEALLRLMHPIMPYITETIWQRVVPLTNANFSEESIMVQSFPQFDANQLDEQAINDLEWVKSFIVAIRNIRGEMDIAPSKPLPVFLKGVDSEDARRLEDNKPFLSALAKLDTIEVLAEDDNGPVSATAVIGNMSVLIPMAGLIDVEAELARLSKAVEKLEKDVARTRGKLSNDNFVSKAPAAVIAKEQEKLAEAESMLAKLAEQKQTIANL from the coding sequence ATGGAAAAAACATTTAATCCCGCTGATATCGAACAAACACTTTACTCTTCTTGGGAAGAGAAAGGTTATTTTAGTCCAACTACCGAAGGTGATGGTTACTGTATTGCTATTCCACCACCAAACGTAACTGGTAGCCTGCACATGGGTCATGCCTTTCAACAAACCATCATGGATACGTTAATTCGTTACCAACGTATGCAAGGTAAATCTACCCTTTGGCAAACCGGTACAGATCACGCTGGCATAGCAACGCAAATGGTTGTTGAGCGTAAAATTGGCGCTGAAGAAGATAAAACTCGTCATGACTATGGTCGTGATGCTTTTATCGATAAAATTTGGGAATGGAAAGAAGAATCTGGCGGCACCATTGGTAAACAAATGCGTCGTTTAGGTAACTCGATCGATTGGGGCAGAGAACGCTTTACCATGGATGCAGGCATGAGTAATGCCGTGCAAGAAGTATTTGTACGTTTATATGAAGATGATTTAATTTATCGTGGCAAGCGTTTAGTTAACTGGGATCCTAAATTACACACGGCAATTTCAGATCTAGAAGTTGAAAACAAAGATAAGAAAGGCCACATGTGGCATTTCCGTTATCCACTAGCTGATGGTGTTAAAACCGCTGATGGTAAAGATTACATTGTTGTAGCAACGACTCGTCCAGAAACAATGCTTGGCGATACTGGCGTAGCGGTTAATCCTGATGACGAACGTTATAAAGACTTAATTGGCAAAAACATTTTATTGCCATTAGTAAATCGTTTAATTCCAATTGTTGGCGATGAACATGCCGATATTGAAAAAGGCACAGGTTGTGTAAAAATCACCCCTGCCCATGATTTTAACGATAATGAAGTTGGTAAACGCCATTCATTACCACTAATCAATATTTTTGATAACAATGCGAATATTTTATCTGCCGCAGAAATTTACGCCAGCAATGGTGAAGTATCTACCGCTTACAGCCCTGCTCTACCACAAGAGTTTGCTGGAATGGATCGCTTTGTTGCCCGAAAAGCTATTGTGGCCAAATTTGAAGAGTTAGGTTTACTTGATGAAGTTAAGGACCATGATTTAACCGTACCATTTGGTGACAGATCAGGTGTAGTTATTGAACCACTACTAACAGATCAATGGTATGTGCGTGCAGAAACGTTAGCTAAACCTGCGATTAAAGCTGTAGAAGATGGCGATATTGAATTTGTACCGAAACAATACGAAAACATGTACTTTGCCTGGATGCGCGACATTCAAGATTGGTGTGTTTCTCGTCAGCTTTGGTGGGGTCATAGAATTCCAGCATGGTACGACAACACTGGGCGTGTTTATGTAGGTCGTAGCGAAGATGAAGTACGCGCGAATAATAATTTAGACGCGAGTGTTACGCTATCTCAAGATAACGATGTATTAGATACCTGGTTCTCTTCTGCGTTGTGGACATTCTCAACATTAGGTTGGCCTGATAACGAAGAAGCAATGAAAAAATTCCACTCTACTGATGTATTAGTAACTGGTTTTGACATTATTTTCTTCTGGGTTGCTCGCATGATCATGATGACCATGCACTTTGTTAAAGATGAAGATGGCACACCACAAGTACCATTTAAAAAGGTTTATGTAACCGGTCTTATTCGTGATGAAAATGGCGATAAGATGAGTAAATCAAAAGGTAATGTAATCGATCCGTTAGATATGATTGATGGTATTAGCCTGGAAGATTTACTGGAAAAACGTACTGGTAATATGATGCAGCCAAAGCTTGCGCAAAAAATTACCAAGTTAACCAAAAAAGAATTCCCTGAAGGTATAGAAGCTCACGGAACTGATGCGCTGCGCTTCACTTTAGCAGCATGTGCATCGACAGGCCGTGACATCAGTTGGGATATGAAACGCCTTGAAGGTTACCGTAACTTTACCAACAAGTTATGGAATGCCAGTCGTTATGTATTAATGAATACTGAAGAACATGATTGTGGATTATCTGGCGGTGAGATGGAACTATCTCTTGCTGATCGTTGGATCATTGGACAATTCCAACAAACAGTAAAGACGGTACATGAAGCGTTCGACTCTTTCCGTTTTGATTTAGCATCACAAGCATTATATGAGTTCACTTGGAATCAGTTCTGTGACTGGTACTTGGAGTTAACCAAGCCGGTATTATTCAAAGGTAATGAAGCTGAACAACGTGGTACTCGTCACACACTAGTAACTGTATTAGAAGCGTTATTGCGTCTAATGCACCCTATCATGCCATACATCACTGAAACAATTTGGCAGCGTGTTGTACCTCTTACTAATGCTAACTTCAGTGAAGAAAGCATCATGGTACAAAGCTTTCCACAATTTGATGCTAACCAGTTGGATGAGCAAGCAATTAACGATTTGGAATGGGTTAAAAGTTTCATTGTCGCGATTCGTAATATCCGCGGCGAAATGGATATCGCACCAAGCAAGCCTTTACCGGTTTTTCTTAAAGGTGTTGATAGCGAGGATGCCCGTCGTTTAGAAGATAACAAGCCATTTTTAAGTGCCTTAGCCAAGCTTGATACTATCGAAGTACTGGCTGAAGATGATAATGGCCCGGTTTCAGCAACAGCTGTAATTGGCAATATGAGTGTACTTATTCCAATGGCTGGTTTAATCGACGTCGAAGCAGAACTGGCACGCTTAAGTAAAGCGGTTGAAAAACTGGAAAAAGATGTTGCTCGCACTCGTGGAAAATTAAGTAATGATAATTTTGTTAGCAAAGCGCCAGCAGCTGTAATAGCGAAAGAGCAAGAGAAACTCGCTGAAGCAGAATCTATGTTAGCTAAGTTAGCAGAGCAAAAACAAACGATTGCCAACCTATAA
- a CDS encoding DNA polymerase III subunit chi, with amino-acid sequence MTSQVFFNLLDANSEQLSEQDHLQLACVKAAGFYRQNQRVFIFCDDQQMAHKIDELLWAFDADSFVPHNLPGEGLHSGSPVEISWQAPTNNRNILINLSSQVPSFAGQFSQIIDFVPTDEALKKLARLRYRAYQQLGFNVSTTPAVQAA; translated from the coding sequence ATGACAAGTCAGGTTTTCTTCAATTTATTAGATGCGAATAGCGAACAATTAAGTGAACAAGATCACCTGCAGCTTGCCTGTGTAAAAGCCGCTGGCTTTTACCGCCAAAATCAACGGGTTTTTATATTTTGTGATGACCAACAAATGGCGCACAAAATTGATGAATTACTGTGGGCCTTTGATGCCGACAGTTTTGTACCACATAATTTACCTGGAGAAGGGTTACATAGTGGTTCACCCGTTGAAATAAGTTGGCAAGCGCCAACAAACAACAGAAATATATTAATTAATTTGTCTAGCCAAGTACCAAGCTTTGCTGGCCAATTTTCACAAATCATCGACTTTGTACCTACAGACGAAGCGCTCAAAAAATTAGCCAGATTGCGATATCGTGCATATCAACAACTTGGCTTTAATGTAAGCACAACTCCTGCCGTACAAGCTGCGTAA